A genomic region of Xiphophorus couchianus chromosome 18, X_couchianus-1.0, whole genome shotgun sequence contains the following coding sequences:
- the LOC114161991 gene encoding claudin-8-like — protein sequence MTQGFSEITAICTGLIGLIGASATTGSPMRKVTVSSGENKTDMERRWGLWMNCYSQANVRMQCKVYDSLLHLSPDLQAGRGLMCCSVALSGLGLLFALAGMKCIPWFQNIKWVKNTILMVAGGIQFMACICIFIPVSWTGHVILRDLYNPPLTDTQKREMGGAPYIGWVTGTFLFALALLFTCKCFPSDNKPTMTSYHPVSTLKSTRNSHNSKILDVQDPISLHNVAPEVTNREALVIQSTSAFLVFFLDSEDYAQFLSASYLLTTGDQYHPS from the exons ATGACTCAAGGTTTTTCTGAGATCACTGCAATCTGCACCGGCCTGATTGGACTGATTGGTGCGTCTGCTACGACTGGCTCGCCAATGCGGAAGGTCACAGTTTCcagtggagaaaacaaaactgacatgGAGAGACGCTGGGGATTGTGGATGAACTGCTACAGTCAGGCAAACGTCAGGATGCAGTGTAAGGTGTACGACTCCTTGTTGCATTTGTCCCCTGATCTGCAAGCTGGAAGAGGCCTAATGTGCTGTTCAGTAGCCTTGTCAGGGTTAGGGCTATTGTTCGCTCTAGCAGGAATGAAATGCATTCCTTGGTTTCAGAATATCAAATGGGTTAAAAATACGATCCTAATGGTTGCTGGAGGAATACAGTTCATGGCCTGCATCTGTATTTTTATACCTGTGTCATGGACTGGTCATGTCATCTTAAGGGATTTGTACAATCCACCACTGACAGATAcccaaaaaagagaaatgggaGGAGCCCCCTACATCGGTTGGGTTACGGGAACTTTCCTCTTTGCCTTAGCCTTGCTTTTTACCTGCAAATGTTTTCCCTCAGACAACAAACCAACTATGACAAGCTATCACCCCGTCTCAACCCTCAAGTCAACTAGGAATTCTCACAACAGCAAAATTTTAGATGTACAAGATCCTATATCACTGCACAATGTTGCTCCAGAAGTGACAAACAGAGAAGCGTTGGTGATCCAGTCAACATCcgcttttcttgtcttttttttagattcagaAGATTATGCACAATTCCTTA GTGCATCCTACCTGTTGACAACTGGAGATCAGTACCACCCTTCCTAA
- the LOC114133643 gene encoding claudin-8-like — MIRGISEIAAMCVGLIGLIGASATTGLPMWKVTAFIGANIIVMETRWEGLWMNCYRQANIRMQCKVYDSLLYLPPDLQAARGLMCCSVALSGLGLLVALAGMKCISCFQGSKWAKTIILMVAGAMQFMACICVFIPVSWTGHVIISDFYNPLLIDAERRELGEALYIGWVTGALLFASALLFICRRVPSERGSFDVYPPLKLLNYRTEVNRPAMTRYHPISSIPSIQSNAHQSTLQSNSLVGQQNLFPPQNVNQVISNGALMNPTIVYTPGPENASILYQSSMAHQSSVGSSHHSGSIYAPGNSLYVTQNPTLYTTTYTGNTPSSFQSSFHPVAQTPVFIAYKESMVHPETRSLSHNGVYI; from the coding sequence atgattCGAGGCATCTCTGAGATCGCAGCGATGTGTGTTGGACTGATTGGGCTGATCGGCGCCTCTGCTACGACTGGCTTGCCTATGTGGAAGGTCACCGCTTTCATTGGAGCAAACATCATTGTGATGGAGACGCGTTGGGAGGGCTTGTGGATGAACTGCTACAGACAGGCAAACATCAGGATGCAGTGTAAGGTGTACGACTCCTTATTGTATCTTCCTCCTGACCTGCAGGCTGCCAGGGGTCTGATGTGCTGTTCTGTAGCCTTGTCAGGGTTAGGGCTCTTGGTAGCTCTAGCAGGGATGAAATGCATTTCCTGCTTTCAAGGTAGCAAATGGGCTAAAACAATTATTCTGATGGTTGCTGGAGCAATGCAGTTCATGgcctgtatttgtgtttttataccCGTGTCTTGGACTGGTCATGTCATTATAAGTGATTTTTACAATCCACTGCTGATTGATGCCGAAAGGAGAGAGCTGGGAGAAGCTCTTTACATCGGTTGGGTGACGGGAGCCTTACTTTTTGCCTCAGCTTTACTGTTTATCTGTAGACGGGTACCCTCAGAAAGAGGGTCATTTGACGTATATCCCCCACTTAAACTGCTGAATTACAGGACAGAGGTGAACAGACCTGCAATGACAAGATATCACCCCATCTCCAGCATTCCAAGCATCCAGTCGAATGCACATCAAAGTACTCTTCAGAGCAACAGCTTGGTTGGGCAACAAAATTTATTTCCACCACAAAATGTCAATCAAGTAATAAGCAATGGAGCCCTGATGAACCCAACTATTGTCTACACTCCTGGTCCTGAAAATGCATCAATCCTCTATCAAAGTAGCATGGCTCATCAATCTTCAGTGGGGAGCTCTCACCACTCTGGAAGCATATACGCTCCAGGAAACTCTTTATATGTGACCCAAAACCCCACTCTGTATACAACAACTTACACCGGCAATACACCTTCATCTTTCCAGTCAAGCTTTCATCCTGTTGCACAAACTCCTGTTTTCATAGCCTATAAGGAATCCATGGTTCACCCAGAGACTCGCAGCCTTAGCCACAATGGAGTGTACATATAA
- the cldn8.1 gene encoding claudin-8 — protein sequence MANSTLEIVGLLLSLIGLIGAAASTGMPMWRVTAFIGENIIVFETRYEGLWMNCFRQANIRMQCKVYDSLLALPQDLQAARGLMCCSLALAAIGLLISLVGMQCTACIRNNDRAKRLFLIIAGSMILMACICDLIPVSWTGHVIIQDFYNPLLIDAQRRELGEALYIGWVAAAFLFAGGCIFICCNIQSEDEKPEKYMYSKTSGYRAYTPQPPLQPLQPQQLVYIPRSEPHSMLSRHPSTVYSYESRYPSVHSGVAYL from the coding sequence ATGGCCAATTCAACATTGGAAATAGTGGGACTTTTATTGTCCTTGATTGGTCTGATTGGAGCAGCTGCAAGCACCGGAATGCCAATGTGGCGGGTCACAGCCTTCATTGGGGAGAATATCATCGTGTTTGAGACTCGCTACGAGGGTTTGTGGATGAACTGCTTTCGCCAAGCTAACATACGGATGCAGTGTAAAGTCTACGACTCTCTGCTGGCCCTTCCCCAAGACCTGCAAGCTGCAAGAGGGTTAATGTGCTGCTCTCTGGCTCTGGCTGCCATTGGTCTGCTGATCAGTTTGGTCGGGATGCAGTGCACAGCGTGCATCAGGAATAATGATCGAGCCAAAAGACTGTTCCTCATCATTGCAGGAAGCATGATTTTAATGGCTTGCATTTGCGACCTTATTCCTGTGTCCTGGACAGGCCACGTCATCATTCAGGACTTCTACAACCCGCTGCTGATCGATGCCCAGCGCAGGGAGCTCGGAGAAGCTCTCTATATTGGTTGGGTGGcagctgcttttttgtttgctggAGGGTGCATTTTTATCTGTTGCAATATACAGTCTGAAGACGAAAAACCAGAGAAGTACATGTACTCAAAAACCTCAGGGTACAGGGCCTACACGCCACAGCCACCACTCCAGCCTCTACAGCCTCAGCAGCTGGTGTATATCCCTCGATCCGAACCTCACTCAATGCTGTCAAGACATCCGTCAACAGTCTACAGTTACGAATCTAGATATCCCTCTGTGCACAGTGGAGTTGCTTATCTGTGA
- the cldn8.2 gene encoding claudin-8, translated as MATYTAYSGYTKPPLSYAGSYYDPNLQKPPQTYIDYQDNPDYQDSVYEEKQRAEKRKRRNEVCCEVVALIIGFLGLIGVAAVTGLPMWKVTAFIQENIIVMETRWEGLWMNCYRQANIRMQCKVYDSLLYLPPDLQAARGLMCSSVALTTVALVVSVVGMKCTKMVDHRARTKHIVLVTGGCLFLMGCVTTLIPVSWTGHVIIQDFYNPLLIDAQRRELGEALYIGWMTSGLLFSAGVILLCRHAPRTNVEEERVIYNPGSVYQSAYTYQPYSYQPEYNYQPAYSAPPPRSVGYTPSQY; from the coding sequence ATGGCCACTTACACAGCCTACAGTGGCTATACCAAGCCACCATTGTCCTATGCCGGGTCTTACTATGACCCAAATTTGCAGAAGCCACCCCAGACCTACATAGACTACCAAGATAACCCAGATTACCAGGATTCTGTTTACgaggaaaaacaaagagctgAGAAGAGGAAACGCCGTAATGAAGTCTGCTGTGAGGTTGTGGCTCTCATCATTGGTTTTCTTGGACTGATTGGAGTAGCAGCGGTGACTGGCTTGCCCATGTGGAAAGTAACAGCCTTCATTCAGGAAAACATCATTGTGATGGAAACTCGCTGGGAAGGTTTGTGGATGAACTGCTACAGACAAGCCAACATAAGGATGCAGTGCAAGGTGTACGATTCCCTGCTGTACCTGCCACCAGATCTCCAAGCAGCCAGAGGCCTCATGTGCAGCTCTGTGGCTCTCACAACCGTCGCCCTGGTTGTTTCAGTGGTGGGAATGAAATGTACCAAGATGGTGGACCACCGTGCTCGAACAAAACACATTGTCCTTGTGACTGGAGGCTGTCTCTTCCTCATGGGCTGTGTCACTACCCTGATCCCAGTGTCCTGGACTGGCCATGTCATCATCCAGGACTTCTACAACCCACTGCTGATTGATGCCCAACGAAGAGAGCTCGGGGAAGCTCTGTACATCGGCTGGATGACATCTGGTTTGCTTTTCTCAGCTGGAGTGATCCTGCTGTGCCGCCATGCTCCACGCACCAATGTAGAAGAAGAGAGGGTCATATACAACCCTGGAAGTGTCTATCAATCTGCATACACATACCAGCCGTACTCATACCAACCAGAATACAACTACCAACCTGCATACTCTGCACCCCCACCAAGATCTGTGGGATATACTCCGAGTCAGTACTAG
- the LOC114133330 gene encoding claudin-8-like has protein sequence MKQKLEIVALVLGFFGLFGTIAITSLPTWKVSAFIGANLIVMEELWEGLWMTCYRQINIKMQCKVYDSLLILPAELQAARGFMCVSIALVFIALIVTAFGIQRRNCFGDNMKSKNIILAVGGCLYLISFLTTLIPVSWVGHSIIRQFYNPTVLDAQKREIGQAIFIGWGTSGVLLATGIIVLIRYSKRRSKEYLYQGVYIMEEKSAIKEDSVYLAQTESGMHKFQEYV, from the coding sequence ATGAAACAGAAGCTGGAAATTGTAGCCCTGGTCCTGGGCTTCTTTGGCCTATTTGGGACAATAGCTATTACATCTCTGCCTACCTGGAAGGTCTCTGCCTTCATTGGGGCTAATCTTATAGTCATGGAGGAACTGTGGGAAGGCCTGTGGATGACCTGCTACAGACAGATTAATATCAAGATGCAGTGCAAGGTCTACGACTCACTATTGATTCTCCCAGCCGAGCTGCAGGCGGCCAGAGGATTCATGTGCGTCTCCATCGCCCTGGTTTTCATTGCCTTGATTGTCACAGCTTTTGGAATCCAGAGGAGGAACTGTTTTGGTGACAACATGAAGAGCAAAAACATCATTCTGGCCGTCGGGGGATGTTTGTATCTGATTTCGTTTCTGACCACACTCATTCCTGTCAGCTGGGTGGGTCACTCGATTATCAGGCAGTTCTACAATCCAACTGTGCTGGACGCTCAGAAACGAGAGATAGGACAAGCCATCTTTATTGGCTGGGGAACGTCTGGTGTGTTACTGGCCACTGGAATCATCGTGCTCATCAGATACAGCAAACGAAGATCCAAAGAATATCTCTACCAGGGTGTATACATTATGGAGGAAAAGAGTGCCATCAAAGAGGACAGTGTATATCTCGCCCAGACAGAATCCGGCATGCATAAATTTCAAGAATATGTGTAA
- the LOC114161546 gene encoding T-lymphoma invasion and metastasis-inducing protein 1 isoform X2 translates to MSVLKWSKHRKRSADSIYDMLHLSTEQVAAFCRSLHDMNPSECVSSSPSPDSPFPPTATPRQLSDADKLRKVICELVETERTYVKDLNCLIGRYLTPLQKENFLTQDELDVLFGNLPEMVEFQVEFLKTLEDGTRLVPDLEKLESVDQFKKILFSLGGSFLYYADRFKIYSAFCASHTKVPKVLVKAKTDPNFKAFLDERNPKQQHSSTLESYLIKPIQRVLKYPLLLRELYSLTDPDSEEHYHLDVAIKAMNKVASHINEMQKIHEEFGAVFDQLITEQSSEKKDVADLSMGDLLLHNTVTWINPPISLGKWKKEPQMATFVFKTAVVFVCKEESKQKKKIGGSHRVSVSSEEKDPFRFRHMIPTDALQIRSMSNTDGESSAMCEIVHTKSESEGRPERTFHLCCSSPEGRKEFLKTVHSILREKHRRQLLKTESLPLNQQYVPFGGKRLCALKGARPAINRAASAPTRTLGRRKLVRNRFTIDTDIVFDGDSEQQDLTSPQESDSVPLQQKEEQQSELAGDTDRWVEEQFDLEEYEDQEEMKETDILSDDDDGFCQTPRPPSEEVDLESPLMALSLEGAETDGSKSLPSPTVSDTPDEEKISDTERKSSVTDNSEDKNQAEKAEVWLRREPSDSSPECPT, encoded by the exons ATGTCCGTCCTGAAGTGGAGCAAGCACAGAAAGCGCTCCGCAGACTCCATCTATGACATGCTTCATCTG AGTACAGAGCAGGTTGCCGCTTTCTGCCGCAGTCTCCATGACATGAATCCCTCAGAGTGTGTGTCCTCTTCGCCGAGCCCGGACTCACCCTTCCCGCCTACCGCAACTCCCCGACAGCTGTCTGATGCCGACAAGCTCCGCAAAGTGATCTGTGAACTCGTGGAGACCGAGCGCACCTATGTCAAA GATCTCAATTGTCTCATTGGGAGATATTTAACCCCACTGCAGAAGGAGAATTTCCTCACACAGGATGAG CTGGATGTTCTATTTGGCAATTTGCCAGAAATGGTGGAATTCCAGGTTGAGTTCCTAAAAACGCTGGAAGATGGAACCAGATTGGTTCCAGATCTGGAGAAGCTGGAGAGTGTGGATCAGTTTAAG AAAATACTCTTTTCTTTGGGAGGCTCTTTCTTGTACTATGCGGACCGTTTTAAGATCTACAGTGCTTTTTGTGCCAGTCACACCAAGGTCCCAAAGGTTCTTGTGAAGG CCAAAACTGACCCTAATTTCAAGGCCTTTCTTGATGAGCGGAACCCCAAGCAGCAGCACTCCTCCACCCTAGAATCCTATCTGATTAAACCCATACAGAGGGTGCTAAAATACCCCCTTCTGCTAAGGGAGCTCTACTCACTGACAGACCCAGACAGTGAGGAACACTACCACTTGGATG TTGCTATAAAGGCCATGAACAAGGTTGCCAGCCACATCAATGAAATGCAGAAGATCCACGAGGAGTTTGGAGCGGTGTTTGACCAGCTGATCACTGAGCAAAGCAGTGAAAAGAAAGAC GTGGCTGATTTATCGATGGGAGATTTGCTGCTGCACAACACAGTGACATGGATCAACCCACCTATTTCTCTGggaaaatggaagaaagaaccacagatgGCAACATTTG TTTTCAAAACTGCTGTGGTGTTTGTATGCAAAGAAGAGTccaagcagaagaagaaaatt GGCGGCTCACATCGGGTTTCTGTATCTTCGGAAGAAAAAGATCCTTTCCGTTTCCGTCATATGATTCCTACAGATGCCCTTCAAATCAGATCCATGTCAAACACAG ACGGTGAGAGTTCTGCTATGTGTGAAATAGTTCAcacaaaatcagaatcagaaggAAGACCAGAGAGGACGTTTCACCTGTGCTGCAG CTCTCCGGAGGGCAGAAAGGAATTTCTGAAGACAGTCCACTCCATCTTGAGGGAAAAGCACCGCCGACAGCTCCTAAAAACAGAGAGTTTACCCCTCAACCAGCAGTATGTGCCATTTGGAGGAAAACGACTCTGTGCTCTGAAAGGAGCCCGTCCAGCCATAAATAGAGCTG CATCTGCCCCAACCAGAACTCTAGGCAGGAGAAAGCTGGTGCGCAATCGTTTCACCATAGACACCGACATTGTTTTTGATGGGGACTCGGAACAGCAGGACCTCACTTCGCCACAGGAATCCGATTCAGTTCCGCTGCAGCAGAAGGAGGAGCAGCAGTCTGAGTTAGCGGGAGATACAGACCGCTGGGTGGAGGAACAGTTTGACCTAGAAGAGTATGAAGACCAGGAAGAAATGAAGGAGACAGACATCCTAAGCGATGATGACGACGGGTTTTGCCAAACACCCAGACCTCCATCTGAAGAGGTTGATCTGGAGAGCCCCCTGATGGCTTTATCCCTGGAGGGAGCAGAAACAGATGGGAGTAAGAGCCTGCCGTCTCCAACTGTGAGCGACACACCAGATGAAGAGAAGATATCCGACACAGAGAGGAAGAGCTCTGTAACCGACAACTCTGAGGATAAGAATCAAGCAGAGAAGGCTGAGGTTTGGCTTCGACGGGAGCCATCAGATTCATCTCCAGAATGCCCCACATAA